The sequence tttaagggcagtgGATACTGCAGACTTCCTCCACACATCTTCCTGTCCTCCAGAGGCTGGACAGCAAAGCCTACTTTTCCAGACTCCTTTGCACATAGAGTTTTGCACGGGACTGATGGGAGACTTGGTAAGTTGATGTCAATGGGGCTACATACTGTGGCAGAGAGCTGCAATTCTCCAGCTGTGATGAAGGGTTTAGTGTCTGATTCCCCATGTCATGGGTGCTGAGTGGAAGGCATGGATGGGAGATAGTAAGGTTTTTGCCAAAACAACCCCATGGAGGAATTAGGTATTTCTTCTGGCTGTACTGTTCCTGATTATGTAGCATCTAAACTTGGATCATTAGAAGTTTATAAACTTCCTAATACCCTATAACAAATCCCTTTCTGCTTAAACTATCCAGAGTGGATTCTATTGTCTCTAAGTAAGAACTCCATGGtacttttatgtttgtttttttggccacaggtggaagttcccaggctagggatcaagcctgaggcacagcagtgacaatgctggatctttaaccactagaccacctgTGGTTAAGGCAGTGGTATCTCTTGAGTACCCAAAAGCAAACCTTCTAAACTTTAGTCAGTTGTGGTTTCCATATCTTTTACATGCTTCTGAAGGCGACTTTACATCTAGTGATCTCTCACCTGTTTTCATTAGACTCTCAAGCGTCTGCCATCCATGTGCTGGGAACTCAGTCCTAGAGTtaattgcttattttctttccagCCTCCGACTCTAGCTAGTTTTCCAGACAGCCAGAGTCCAAATTTCAGAGGGAGGCAGCCTGTGACGTACTTCTGTTTCTACTCTCTTCCCCCAATCCAGCTCTTGATGTAACAGGTGCCCCTACCTCCCTCCGCTCTGGTGCaggacagggaagggagggaggtggtcattccagaagaaaagaaagtgccCCTTATCCCACTTGATGCTTGGATCACAGTTGTCCCTCTAGTTCCTGGATGCACTTTCATGCTGCTTCTGCCCAGTCTCCTGCCCCTTCTTTTAGTGGTTCACTTCTCATACCACTAGCTGAGCAGTTCCCATCAAGGCTAAAATCCTCCCTATCCTCGGAATGCACCTTTATGTCTGAGACTGGTCCTATCCTGTACGAGTATTTCTGATCCTTACCTCACTTCTTGCATAGCAGAAAAGCATATTCAAAGTTTTCATCCAACCCCtagtatttttttccatgaacaGGGACAGGAAATATGGGGTCTCCTGGAGACCAGTGACCTCGTTATAACAACTTCTTTTCACCTCCCCAATTCCACCCACCTTTGGGCGATGCCTTTGTCTCCAACAGACTCCTGAAGTGGCCAGTTAGGCTCAAGCCAATGCAGGCCACCTTCTCCAGTGATTAACCAGGACCACTTGCAGATGGTTCCCATGCTCTTCCAGCTCCGATGAGCTCAGATGGAGGCAATGAGCAAAGGGAAGTTCTGGCTCTGGGCAGAAGTTTACATGACTTTAGCCAGGCCAAGAGGAGATATAACATTGTCCTGAAGTACAACTTTTGGAGACATAGGGTAGGGCCCATTTCCCCCAAATTGAAACAAACACAATTAGACCAATTTTAATGATCAGAGGGATGTTCAGGGGTCATGCTCAGCATACAACTTTTCACCTAAGTGTCAATGTAAATTATGAGAGTCTTTTAGGAAATTGTTTCATGTGAGTGAAAATCCTTCATAactatataattcatttttattttcaaaagaatgagTTTCCTATTGCTAACAGATGCTAAAGAATCTTTCCCCAAACTTCTGACTTATAAAAGAAGTTTTATAAAACAGGAGAAAACCAGACTGCTTTGTTGATGCTACTGTTTTTCAGGTTTCTGCTACTAACAGATAAGAGATTGGGAGAACACGGCTGTTAATTATTTAGAACCAAAACTCAGAAAGACTCCGAACACAGGGTTTATACTTCCCTACACAGATTGGAGAAACAGAACTTTGTTTTGGGAGAAGAGGGAGCTAGTTCCAGAAGAAAGCACTTTAGTGAGAGCAGGTGTTTCTCCTCGGAAAGCCGGTGGCCTGTTGTCCTGATCTGCCAAAACTCAGGGAAGGAGATGGCAGATAAAATGCTGTATATGTTAGTTTACTActgctgctgtaaaaaaaaaatgccacaaacttagtggcttaaaacaacataaatttatcattttaaaaaatctatctatGTTTATTACAgttttggaggtcagaagtccaaaaaaaGTTGTTaccaggctaaaatcaaggtattggcaggaCTGGTTCCTTTGGAAGCTCCAGGGCAGAGTTGGTTTTCTtgcttttccagcttccagaagacACATGCATTCTTTGGCCCATGGCTCCCTTTTACATTCAAAGCAATAGTCAGTGGAATCTTTCTCACACAGCATCACTCTTGACACTGcttcttctgcttccctctttcaCTTTTAAGGAGATACAGTTacactgggcccacctggataattcaGAATGCTCTCCCTATCTCAgtgtcagctgattagcaaccttaattccatctgcaaccttaattcaCCTTGCCATGTAACTTATCATAATCATAGGTTCTTGAGATTAGAACGAGAGCATCTTGAGGGGGGGCATTATTCAGTTTTCTACAAAGGACTACACAGGTTTGGAGAAATGAGCTCTGTCCCTCCTTTGACACCTGGAAGCTTGTTAGCCTCTATGAATTCTCCATACTATTATGGGAGGCAGCTGCCAGGCAGACATGGTAgtggagaggctgggagggaggggcttgaGAGCTGCCTGCTAATTCCCAGGCCCCAGTGCTTCAATGCTTTCTCATGAGAGATCCAGCAGGACTGGGAGAGGCTTCATGATTGGAACAAAGTCATGCGACTGTGAAATCCCTGTGGATCTCGTGACTGGGGATACATGGGGATGCGATGCCTCAGAGGATGCCAGCATGGAGGCATAACAATTACTGAGGCCAGATAAGAATGCCCTGAGATGTCAACAGGAGCTGCAGATGTTTGGGGGACCCTACCTCCTTAGACAACTAAAAGCTTcctggaaggggaaggaagacaCCTCTGAACTGACCTCTGGAAGTCTAAATGGATTCAGAAACCTCTGAAGTTACTGAGAAAACCCCAGTTTGATTAAGGTGAAGTTTCTGTCATTAGGCTGAATGGCATTTTTAGATAGAGGCTAGGTTGTTACAGAAAAGTAATGAAGGCTATTTGACACCCCTGATTTTGTGTTGAGAGTTGTGCCTACTATGTATAAATGGGAACAATGATGTTGAGTCTCCCTTTCAGACAAGGACTCGGGAGAGAAGACTTTATTTGCAAGCACTTGGTGAAATGAAGCTCAGTGTAAAGGGTGTGTGTTTGCCCTGATGAGCCTCTTCCTCCAGTTCAGCCATGCTTGTCGAAGCATGGTGAGCTGCTTATTGAAGTTAAACTTGGGAAGGATGAGCATGTGGCATTAAGCACAGCAAAGTAGCTATTTCTACATAGCTATTTTGACCAACAAAATATAAACGCAGCCATGAaacttttagcctttttttttttttttaaagtccaagaAATCTGATAAATATGTCTTGCTCAGAAGTATGACCAGCTCAGGAGCGAGAGGTGGGTGGCCTGGGTTCCACGAGCAGATGCCTCACTGGGTTTTCCTGGGTGAGACCTTCTCTGCATCACAGCCATGCTCCCACATGGCGCCCTCCAATGCCTTTGGACAAATCTAAATTGACAAATGTATATCCATAAGTCACTTTAGAAATGGTGGAAACGTGGCCCTTTGGAGGAGCTATAAACTTGGTGGCCTCACACAGGTTTCATTGCTCTATTTGGTCTTGGATGAAGAGCAGCATTTAGAGCAATCTGAGAAACCACTGCCAGACTGGGCTGGTCTTCCCTGGGTGCTGGAGATCTGGGTGCTGGCACCACAGAGGCAGAGTGTGGGGGTCCTTAGGGGACTGATCTTCTGTCTTCTtctccatgagctgtgttgcTCAGGACCCCTTGAACTGGGCCCCAGAGTTCCCGGGGTTATTATGGAGAAAGTTATTGTGATTAGGGGGCTTATCAGAATCTCAATGGTAAATAAATaactgtttcatattttaaacaagtgaaaaaaattacaatatcagtaataatattaactaatatttattgagtgcttactatgtgctaggtactATGCTAAAGTACTATACATTGATGTCGTTTAATCCACATAAGAGCTCTGAGGGAAAAGAATgattattactcccattttagaCACAAAAAAGCTGCAGCTGAGTGACGTCAGCTTGTTAACCCAGCTTGTTAGTGACCAGCCCAGTGCTTGAGCCCAGCGCTTGAAACCAGCTCTGCTCTGGAGCCCGTAACCACCCACAGGCCGACTCTCACTGCTGGAGGGAAGGTAGGTACGGCACTTTTGGGGTGGAGGGCCAGGGTGGTACCCTGTGACAGCTTTCTCGGAGTCATATTTCTTACTCCAGCAACTGATAGGAGGTCAGAGACTGGGAGCTTATTCTCCACAAGGGCAGGCATGAATCTAGCTTCAGGGAGCAtttggggcagggaaggggaagcTTCTGGGCCCCTGGTGCCCTGAAAAGGCTCATATAGGTCTTAGCTCATCGGGTGTGAGTAAAGCAGTGGACAAAGAAAACGGAGCTCAAAAATACTGCCTTATATCAAACCAGACcgtgacacttttttttcccagtttatatTGTCCACCGACTATGCCAACAGAAGCATCTTCTTAAGGATAAAGCTATATATCACAATATTAATTACAGATACAGCTCATTGGAGTTATGCAGTCTCTTCCCAACAATCTGAGGTGATTCTTGTGATCCTGGAATCTAAACAGAGCATCACTGTCACATTCTGGACAAAACTGGATATATTGGTACAGGAGAAATGCTAATCTTCTAGGTGTCACACGATAGCAGCAGCGAGTAGGAAAACAagtattttatggttttcataAATAGGAGAGGACACAGTCACCTTAACAGTTTTGAGCATTTCAATCTTCTCCCATTGTCAAGGTGTGGGGCAGTACTGGTgacattctgtctttttttttttttttttttgtctttttagggccgaacccgcacagcatatggaggttcccaggacaggggaaCTGTCCCAATGGGAgcagaagctgccagcctataccacagccacagcaacgtgggatctgagccacatctgggacctgcaccacagctcatggcaatgccagatccccaacccactgagcaaggctagagattgaacctgagtccccatggatactagtcgggtttgtcaactGCCAAGCCAGGACGGGAACAGCCACATTCTGTCTTTTGGACTCTGAACTCTAGTGGTGGCCAATCTGATGTCCTGTCACTGTGTACCAGGCTGTCTGCAGAGTCTGCAAAGTTCAGGGCAGACATTTcaatattaaaaccaaaaaaccaaagccaaaaaaaaaaaaaaaaaaaaaaaaagaaaagaaaaatggagggaaTAGGTAGGTAGCTTAAAGCCTCGGTTTCATCTCTGGGCTGTTGAGTGGGACAGAACAGAGCAGGAgcacagagggagggagatgaACAGCAAACCTGACTACGGAGATCGCAGCGATCTGACAAACCCGTACAGAAGCACACGgctcttctctttaattttaaaggGAATATTAAGTTCACTGTCAGTTCGCAGGAGCACAACTAAGTTCCAGTTGTTTGGTGTCTATTTCCTCCTTCTTGGAGGGAAGGCGTCTGGGGCAATTCCTATCCTTGTCTAGGAACATGATTCCAGGACAGCTTTCTGGATTCTATATGGACTGGCCTTTCCTTTTAGGAATGCAGCATGTTCTCTGTAACAGTGCTTCCTCCGCCGCTGATGACAAAGCTCCGTGAATTGGACATTACAAGTGCTGGGGACATCTCCTCAGGGTCCTCCATCTCTGGATGGTGGTCCCCACCCACAGACCCCTGCAGGCCTGTCTCCTGGGCGGTCAGTTCTGCGTCTGCCTCCCCGCACTGCAGCGGCAGTAACGCCTGGTGTCTGGTCAGGGCATCGTTGTTTTTCTGGGCCTCCAGGGAGTTCTGGTGCGTGgaattcctgtgagctgtggcactCTTCTGAGGCTCGTCAAAGCTCAGCGAAAAGGTGACTGTGCCACTGCCGAAGATGACCTTCTGCTTACACCTGGGTTGCTGCTGcaattgtggctgtggctgcggggtggagggtgcctgtggctgtggcacgtgTTGTGTCAGGGCCAGAggctgctgcttcttctgcctCTCTGGCTGCGGGAAGGGGTCCTCGCTGTTGCTCTTGCTgctgatggaggaggagggggtggatcCGGTGGAGCCCCCCAGGCTGCTGGAGCGCTGGCGGGAGACGTTACTGCGGCGCAACGTGGCACGGGCCGCCACCTTGAACGCGTGGGCTGCGGTGCTGCAGCGCACCTCCTCGATGGTGTTGCGGGATGGCTTGAAGAGGATGATGTAGACCTTGTTGAAGAAGATGCAGGCCAGCAAGCCGAAGCTGGCCGCCAGGATGGCGATCACCTCCACGGCAGAGACAAACTTGCCGTAAgtgctggcgtaggctggaatGAAAGAGATCCAGACGATAAAGAAGATGAGCATGCTGAAGGTGATGAACTTGGCTTCGTTGAAGTTCTCCGGCAGCTTCCGGGACTTGAAGGCGAAGAAGAAGCAAATGGCAGCCAGCAGGCAGGTATAGCCGATCAGGAAGCCCAGGGCCATGAGCGAACCCTCGTGGCAGGTGATGAAAATGATCTCATCCTCCAGCTCATGGTTGCGGTAACTTGAAGGGGGCGCGGTATAGAGCCAGATGGCACAGATGACAATCTGCATGAAGGTGCAGAGGAAGACCAGCAGGAACTGCAGGTTGAGCCCCCACCACTTCCGGTGGAAGCTGGTGGGGATCTTGGCTTCGAACACCAAGAGGACACGGTTGGTTTTCACCAGGATGCACGAGATGCAGAGCACGAAGCTAATGCCAAAGGCCGGCTGGCGCAGGCGGCAGGTCCAGTCCTGGGGCTCCCCGATGAAGAACAGGGAGCTGGAGAAGCagcagagcagggagaagaggagaaggtAGGAGAGCTCCCGGTTGGTGGCCTTGACGATGGGCGTGTTTCGGAACTTGATGAAGACGCCCAGCACAAAGGCGGTGAGGAAAATGCCCAGCACGGCAAAGAGGGTGAGTGCAATCCCAAAGGGCTCAGTCCAGGACAGAAACTCAATCTCCTTGGCAATACAGGAAGTGTGGTTCTCATTGGACCAGAAGTCGTCAGGGCATTTATCACAGGCACTTGCGTCTGTAAAAAGTCCCAGTGAAGGGTTAGACTGTGTGGCATAGACTGAAATTTGTGAGCATGAATGGGGTGGTGAGgtcactttatattttctttatatatgaaataattgtGATTTTTACATTACCAAATAAGATATTGAACCCTGATTCATGCTTAtacttaatttcattgatctttgacAGTTCTGTTATTTTTCCTCCTTGTACATAGTGGGGGCTACTTGTTTCCTTTAATACTACCTATTGATGGCTTGTAGCAGAGAATGACCAGTTTTTCTGGACAGGTGGCTACCCTGAACATTAGGGGTCTGGCACTGTGCATCAACTTTTCACAGTGATTCACACTCAGCCTGACTCCTTCTGGAAACAGGATGGGCTTTTTGGACATGCCAGAGCAGACTTCCTCTTAGATCAAGGCAAAGTATTCCACACATATGGCCTGTGCATTCCTCACTCTCCATCCATGGCTTTCTAGTGAGGTTCTCCTTTGCTCAATGGATGAGCAACTTATTAAGCAGAGCAATTTATTAAGCACCAGGCAGTGTGCAGTTTTGGAGAGTGAAAGGAGAAAGGGCTTTGCAGTCAGAGATCTGGACGGGAATCCTGGCCCTGCCATTTATTAGTGAGTGACTTCGTTCAGTCTCCTTaacaaatctgagcctcagtctcctcatctgtgaaatggaggcaGTAATTGTGGTGAGGATGAAATGTgttaataacaatgataaaacaattatagttaatttatagaGTGCTTTCAATATGCCAATCAaggtttttatttaacaaatatttatctagAGTTTACCATGTTCTTTACcagtgttaactcatttaatcccccAATCTCTGTAAGACAGGTTTATTCTTAttctcactttatagatgaagaaactgaggcacaggaaaaACATAAGATAATAAGTATGGTGCCAGGCACTCAGCAGGCAATTTATCATGACCTATTAACTCTGGACCCTGGAACAGATAGAACCTTGTCTAGTCAGGGCCACTGAGCTATAAGagaaagcaaggagttcccactgtggtgcagtgggttaaggacctggtgttgccgcagctgtggcagaggctgcagatgtggcttggatttgctccctggcctgggagcttccatattctGAGGGTGCAGCTGAAAAGGAAGGGGGGAGAGGAAAGCAATACTGGAGACCAATATCAAAGTAAGGGGAAATGTGCAACAGATACGTTTATAAGCTTTTGTGGCTTTACAGAGATATCTAACATTCCTCTTCTACCCACCTCCCCCAGTCCTCTGCCCAGTGTGATGCTCAGATATACCTTGCTAAATAAGAAACTGTGCCAAGCACCATCTCAGCTCAGCCCTTCCAGGGACTTCACTGATCCCAGGGTCCCAAAGTGAACTGAGCTCTGCATGGTGTCCATGGGGGGCTGCTCCCTTTACCTGTCTCATCGCTGTACTCCCCATCTGGACACTCCACACACTCAAAGCAGCAGGTGGGCTCCCCCTCAATGATTCCTTTCCTGGTCCCTGCCAGGCAGTCTCGGCTGCAGTTGGAGAAGGGTACCTGCAGGATGGGGAGCACAACAGTGAGGGGCTCCAGCTGTGGGATCTGTCAACACGTATAAGAGGGAGGAGCTGGGCACCGGGACCAGAGCAGCAGGCTCCAAGCCCATTCTAGTCATAGAAAGGTCCAGACGTCCTAGTTCTTGTTGTCTATGAAAGGGAGGGATACCTacaggcaagggcagggacacacacacccacaccctcaGTGAGATTCTAGAAGATTAATTGTTGGGAGTTTAAACggtaagaaaatctttttttttttttttttttttggctgtattgGTGGCATGCaaagattcctgggccagggtttaaACCTGTAccgtagtgacaatgccagattcttaacccactaagccactagggaactcctaaatttttcttAAACAGTCTCCCCTTCCATCCTCTCCAAGTCCCAGAATGAGACT is a genomic window of Sus scrofa isolate TJ Tabasco breed Duroc chromosome 13, Sscrofa11.1, whole genome shotgun sequence containing:
- the CASR gene encoding extracellular calcium-sensing receptor isoform X1, whose amino-acid sequence is MAFSSCCWILLALTWCTSAYGPDQRAQKKGDIILGGLFPIHFGVAAKDQNLESRPESVECIRYNFRGFRWLQAMIFAIEEINSSPALLPNMTLGYRIFDTCNTVSKALEATLSFVAQNKIDSLNLDEFCNCSEHIPSTIAVVGATGSGISTAVANLLGLFYIPQVSYASSSRLLSNKNQFKSFLRTIPNDEHQATAMADIIEYFRWNWVGTIAADDDYGRPGIEKFREEAEERDICIDFSELISQYSDEEEIQQVVEVIQNSTAKVIVVFSSGPDLEPLIKEIVRRNITGKIWLASEAWASSSLIAMPEYFHVVGGTIGFALKAGQIPGFREFLQKVHPSKSVHNGFAKEFWEETFNCHLQEGAKGPLTTDTFLRGHEEGGGRISNSSTAFRPLCTGDENISSVETPYMDYTHLRISYNVYLAVYSIAHALQDIYTCIPGRGLFTNGSCADIKKVEAWQVLKHLRHLNFTSNMGEQVTFDEYGDLAGNYSIINWHLSPEDGSIVFKEVGYYNVYAKKGERLFINEEKILWSGFSREVPFSNCSRDCLAGTRKGIIEGEPTCCFECVECPDGEYSDETDASACDKCPDDFWSNENHTSCIAKEIEFLSWTEPFGIALTLFAVLGIFLTAFVLGVFIKFRNTPIVKATNRELSYLLLFSLLCCFSSSLFFIGEPQDWTCRLRQPAFGISFVLCISCILVKTNRVLLVFEAKIPTSFHRKWWGLNLQFLLVFLCTFMQIVICAIWLYTAPPSSYRNHELEDEIIFITCHEGSLMALGFLIGYTCLLAAICFFFAFKSRKLPENFNEAKFITFSMLIFFIVWISFIPAYASTYGKFVSAVEVIAILAASFGLLACIFFNKVYIILFKPSRNTIEEVRCSTAAHAFKVAARATLRRSNVSRQRSSSLGGSTGSTPSSSISSKSNSEDPFPQPERQKKQQPLALTQHVPQPQAPSTPQPQPQLQQQPRCKQKVIFGSGTVTFSLSFDEPQKSATAHRNSTHQNSLEAQKNNDALTRHQALLPLQCGEADAELTAQETGLQGSVGGDHHPEMEDPEEMSPALVMSNSRSFVISGGGSTVTENMLHS
- the CASR gene encoding extracellular calcium-sensing receptor precursor, with the translated sequence MAFSSCCWILLALTWCTSAYGPDQRAQKKGDIILGGLFPIHFGVAAKDQNLESRPESVECIRYNFRGFRWLQAMIFAIEEINSSPALLPNMTLGYRIFDTCNTVSKALEATLSFVAQNKIDSLNLDEFCNCSEHIPSTIAVVGATGSGISTAVANLLGLFYIPQVSYASSSRLLSNKNQFKSFLRTIPNDEHQATAMADIIEYFRWNWVGTIAADDDYGRPGIEKFREEAEERDICIDFSELISQYSDEEEIQQVVEVIQNSTAKVIVVFSSGPDLEPLIKEIVRRNITGKIWLASEAWASSSLIAMPEYFHVVGGTIGFALKAGQIPGFREFLQKVHPSKSVHNGFAKEFWEETFNCHLQEGAKGPLTTDTFLRGHEEGGGRISNSSTAFRPLCTGDENISSVETPYMDYTHLRISYNVYLAVYSIAHALQDIYTCIPGRGLFTNGSCADIKKVEAWQVLKHLRHLNFTSNMGEQVTFDEYGDLAGNYSIINWHLSPEDGSIVFKEVGYYNVYAKKGERLFINEEKILWSGFSREPLTVVLPILQVPFSNCSRDCLAGTRKGIIEGEPTCCFECVECPDGEYSDETDASACDKCPDDFWSNENHTSCIAKEIEFLSWTEPFGIALTLFAVLGIFLTAFVLGVFIKFRNTPIVKATNRELSYLLLFSLLCCFSSSLFFIGEPQDWTCRLRQPAFGISFVLCISCILVKTNRVLLVFEAKIPTSFHRKWWGLNLQFLLVFLCTFMQIVICAIWLYTAPPSSYRNHELEDEIIFITCHEGSLMALGFLIGYTCLLAAICFFFAFKSRKLPENFNEAKFITFSMLIFFIVWISFIPAYASTYGKFVSAVEVIAILAASFGLLACIFFNKVYIILFKPSRNTIEEVRCSTAAHAFKVAARATLRRSNVSRQRSSSLGGSTGSTPSSSISSKSNSEDPFPQPERQKKQQPLALTQHVPQPQAPSTPQPQPQLQQQPRCKQKVIFGSGTVTFSLSFDEPQKSATAHRNSTHQNSLEAQKNNDALTRHQALLPLQCGEADAELTAQETGLQGSVGGDHHPEMEDPEEMSPALVMSNSRSFVISGGGSTVTENMLHS